A window of Streptomyces sp. SAI-127 contains these coding sequences:
- a CDS encoding DUF4240 domain-containing protein encodes MDETEFWELVDATREAAEGDPEEQADLLVDRLLALDPDMVLDFARHFEARFNRAYTWDLWGAAWILLDGVSDDAFDSFRCWLIGQGREVYEGGVHDPDSLADLLADFDEEIDGDGEELGYAADEAYEQLTGAVAPDLGIPPAASEPLGAPVDLESDRVLAERYPKLWERFRG; translated from the coding sequence ATGGACGAGACGGAGTTCTGGGAGCTGGTGGACGCCACCCGCGAGGCCGCCGAGGGAGACCCCGAGGAGCAGGCCGACCTGCTCGTGGACCGACTCCTGGCGCTGGACCCGGACATGGTCCTCGACTTCGCCCGTCACTTCGAGGCCCGCTTCAACCGTGCGTACACCTGGGACCTGTGGGGCGCCGCCTGGATCCTGCTGGACGGGGTGAGCGACGACGCCTTCGACTCCTTCCGGTGCTGGCTGATCGGCCAGGGGCGTGAGGTGTACGAGGGGGGCGTGCACGATCCCGACTCGCTCGCCGACCTGCTGGCCGACTTCGACGAGGAGATCGACGGCGACGGCGAGGAACTGGGCTACGCGGCTGACGAGGCCTATGAGCAGCTCACCGGTGCCGTCGCTCCCGACCTGGGTATCCCGCCCGCGGCCTCCGAGCCGCTCGGCGCGCCGGTCGACCTGGAGAGCGACCGGGTACTGGCGGAGCGGTATCCCAAGCTGTGGGAGCGGTTCAGGGGCTGA
- a CDS encoding peptidoglycan bridge formation glycyltransferase FemA/FemB family protein translates to MTSPYVREITREEHLAHLRLHPDASHLQIPEWADVKPDWLAESVGWFEGEATVATALVLYRPLPGTRRCLAYLPDGPAIDWRGPRPERLLDPLVAHLEKRGAFSVRIGPPVVVRHWDAGTVTAGIADPDVRHVRELPAAGVDGFALDAAERLRGLGWRRCAQDEDSGFGLGQPRYGCHIPLAGRSVDELREALAPHFEQSLRTAESAGVRVSWGTAADLPDFYRLYAATAAHDGFRARPPVYFRRMWEAMNAEDSDRLRLYLAEYDGEVLSAALMINVGSRVWHSYAASGRRGRELRPSSALLWRMLCDARAAGAETYDLRSVNPSLGDDRLLGRLRFKTGAGGRVVEYLGEWERPVGLQGRVLQRALGVYLGRR, encoded by the coding sequence ATGACCAGCCCGTATGTGCGCGAGATCACGCGCGAGGAACATCTCGCCCACCTGCGGCTGCACCCCGACGCGAGCCATCTCCAGATCCCCGAGTGGGCCGACGTGAAGCCCGACTGGCTGGCGGAGAGCGTCGGCTGGTTCGAGGGCGAGGCGACGGTCGCGACGGCACTCGTCCTGTACCGGCCGCTGCCCGGCACCCGGCGCTGCCTCGCCTACCTCCCCGACGGGCCCGCGATCGACTGGCGCGGCCCGCGCCCGGAGCGCCTGCTGGATCCGCTGGTCGCCCACCTGGAGAAGCGCGGGGCGTTCTCGGTGCGGATCGGGCCACCCGTGGTCGTTCGGCACTGGGACGCCGGGACTGTGACGGCGGGCATCGCCGACCCCGACGTACGCCATGTGCGCGAGTTGCCGGCGGCCGGCGTCGACGGGTTCGCGCTGGACGCCGCGGAGCGGCTGCGCGGGCTGGGGTGGCGACGGTGCGCGCAGGACGAGGACAGCGGGTTCGGGCTCGGGCAGCCGCGCTACGGCTGTCACATACCGCTCGCGGGCCGCTCGGTGGACGAGCTGCGCGAAGCCCTCGCACCGCACTTCGAGCAGTCCCTGCGCACGGCCGAGTCGGCGGGTGTCCGGGTCTCCTGGGGGACGGCCGCCGATCTGCCCGACTTCTATCGCCTCTATGCCGCGACCGCCGCCCACGACGGCTTCCGGGCCCGCCCGCCGGTCTACTTCCGGCGCATGTGGGAGGCCATGAACGCCGAGGACTCCGACCGGCTGCGGCTGTATCTCGCCGAGTACGACGGGGAGGTGCTCTCCGCCGCGCTGATGATCAACGTCGGTTCCCGTGTCTGGCACTCCTACGCCGCGTCCGGTCGCCGGGGGCGGGAACTGCGGCCCAGCAGCGCGCTGTTGTGGCGGATGCTGTGCGATGCGCGGGCGGCCGGGGCCGAGACGTACGACCTGCGTTCCGTGAACCCCTCCCTCGGGGATGACCGTCTGCTGGGCCGGCTCCGCTTCAAGACGGGGGCGGGCGGCCGGGTCGTGGAGTACCTCGGCGAGTGGGAACGGCCGGTGGGGCTCCAGGGCAGGGTGTTGCAGCGGGCCTTGGGGGTGTATCTCGGCCGCAGGTGA
- a CDS encoding peptidoglycan recognition protein, giving the protein MVPAAVRVLLGCVPGLGAVLGLVLCVSGVERAVDAGPGRAAEVARDGLVAHGAARPHIVSRSVWAAGTGEANSAARTPPPPHYDDKVLAVFVHHTDSPNGYDCADAPRIIRYLAAGQTGARDWDDIGYNFLVDRCGTIYEGRAGGVDRPVTGAHTQGFNHRTAGIAAIGTFTAGAPVPRAMTDAIAALAAWKLGLTGIDPRKTVRLTSSNSLSRYTAGTTAKLPALAAHGDGYMTTCPGAALRARLPEIRETAARLQGRT; this is encoded by the coding sequence GTGGTTCCCGCCGCCGTGCGGGTGTTGCTCGGGTGTGTTCCCGGGCTCGGTGCCGTCCTCGGGCTGGTGCTGTGTGTCAGCGGTGTCGAGCGTGCGGTCGACGCCGGGCCCGGCAGGGCTGCCGAAGTGGCCCGGGACGGGCTCGTGGCGCACGGGGCGGCCAGGCCGCACATCGTGTCGCGGTCGGTGTGGGCCGCCGGCACCGGTGAGGCGAACTCCGCCGCCCGCACGCCACCGCCCCCGCACTACGACGACAAGGTGCTCGCGGTCTTCGTGCACCACACCGACTCGCCCAACGGCTACGACTGCGCCGACGCACCCCGCATCATCCGCTACCTCGCCGCCGGCCAGACCGGCGCCCGGGACTGGGACGACATCGGCTACAACTTCCTCGTCGACCGCTGCGGCACCATCTACGAGGGCCGCGCGGGCGGCGTCGACCGACCCGTCACCGGCGCCCACACCCAGGGCTTCAACCACCGCACGGCGGGCATCGCCGCCATCGGTACCTTCACCGCAGGCGCACCCGTGCCGCGGGCCATGACCGACGCGATCGCCGCACTGGCCGCCTGGAAGCTCGGCCTCACCGGCATCGACCCGCGCAAAACCGTCCGTCTCACCTCCAGCAACAGCCTCAGCCGCTACACCGCCGGCACCACCGCGAAGCTGCCCGCCCTCGCCGCCCACGGCGACGGCTACATGACGACCTGTCCCGGCGCCGCCCTCAGGGCACGGCTGCCGGAGATCAGGGAGACGGCGGCCCGCCTCCAGGGCCGGACCTGA
- a CDS encoding YafY family protein — MRAARLIKMVLLLQSRTSMTAAELARELEVSERTVTRDAQALSEAGVPVYADRGRAGGYRLIGGYRTRLTGLARGEAEALFLSGVPGALREMGLDDAASAARLKVSAALLPSLSDASRTAAQRFHLDAPNWFTEPKSPELLPAVADAVWDDRRVTARYRGREREVQREMEPYGLVLKAGVWYLCARIPENGSFRVYRIDRFLAVTAAGEGFERDEEFDLPKFWEERAEQFARSILRAEVVVRLSAAGARRLPYAVDPAGPAREALAAAGPPDDGGWVTVTLPVESEEVAHAQLASLGPEAEVLAPESLRARFARDAVRLAGLYGSNGTLFGT, encoded by the coding sequence ATGCGTGCTGCCCGGCTCATCAAGATGGTGCTGTTGCTCCAGTCCCGTACCTCCATGACCGCCGCCGAGCTGGCACGGGAGCTGGAGGTGTCGGAGCGGACGGTGACGCGGGATGCGCAGGCGTTGTCGGAGGCCGGGGTTCCGGTGTACGCGGACCGGGGCAGGGCGGGCGGGTACCGCCTCATCGGCGGCTATCGCACCCGTCTCACCGGCCTGGCCCGCGGCGAGGCGGAGGCGCTGTTCCTGTCCGGTGTGCCGGGGGCGCTGCGCGAGATGGGGCTGGATGACGCCGCCTCCGCCGCCCGGCTGAAGGTGTCCGCCGCGCTGCTCCCCTCCCTCAGCGACGCCTCCCGTACGGCCGCTCAGCGGTTCCATCTCGACGCGCCCAACTGGTTCACCGAGCCGAAGTCCCCCGAGTTGCTGCCCGCCGTCGCCGACGCCGTGTGGGACGACAGACGGGTCACCGCGCGCTATCGCGGCCGCGAGCGCGAGGTGCAGCGGGAGATGGAGCCGTACGGGCTCGTGCTCAAGGCGGGCGTCTGGTACCTGTGCGCGCGGATCCCGGAGAACGGCTCCTTCCGGGTGTACCGCATCGACCGGTTCCTGGCGGTGACGGCCGCCGGGGAAGGGTTCGAGCGCGACGAGGAGTTCGACCTGCCCAAGTTCTGGGAGGAGCGCGCCGAACAGTTCGCGCGCTCGATCCTGCGGGCCGAGGTCGTCGTACGGCTGTCCGCAGCAGGGGCGCGCAGACTGCCGTACGCCGTCGATCCCGCCGGTCCCGCCCGGGAGGCACTGGCGGCCGCCGGGCCGCCGGACGATGGCGGTTGGGTGACGGTGACCCTCCCGGTGGAGTCCGAGGAGGTCGCCCACGCGCAGCTCGCGTCGCTGGGGCCGGAGGCCGAGGTGCTGGCCCCGGAGAGCCTGCGGGCGCGGTTCGCGCGGGACGCCGTACGTCTGGCGGGGCTGTACGGGAGCAACGGGACGCTGTTCGGGACATAA